TGGAGTCCGGGCAGCACGTTCGCCGCGACCGGTCGGCGTCTCTGACGGACCAGGTTTCGTCCGGCTCTCGCGTTGCAGCGGATCTCACTCGCAGCGCAGACGTGCGCCAGCGCGGATCGACGCAAGTGGTTTCGCGCGTAGATACCTCGACCAACCTGATGACGCCTGAGAACCTGCAGGCGGTCGCTGCGCGCAACGGTATCCGATACAGCCAGCTGATGACGTTGCCGTCCCCGCAGATCGCTCAGCTGGTCGCCCAAGATGCAGCGATGCGCGACATCGTTTCGCGCAACTCGACGTTGCCGACCACGGCTCGTGATGGGTCTACTCTCCCTGCGAGCGGCATCGACGTCGTTCGCCAGGACCAACGCAACCAGTCCGGCGTTGGTGCAAGTGCCCCCGCGTCGTTCCAGCGTTTTGCAGGTGCGGTTGGACCAGTGGATACGACACCCCTGGATGTTGCGACGCCGATGCCCCAAATCGTGACCGACGCACAGCACCGTGTGGATGTTACGCAGCAACGGGTCGCGAGCGAGTCCGCCGCGCCGATCAAGCAGGTGCGTGACCACGTCGATCCGTCGGCCGACAACAAGCCGCTCATGACGCCCGAGCGGGCGCCGGGCCGCTTGCTTTCCTCTCCGCCCGCGGCGCCGTCAGCTTCCGATAGCAAGGGGCCCCTGTCGGCATGGGTGAACTCGATTCAGCCGAGCGGGCCGGCTGGAACAACGTCCACCTCGGCACCAATTGAAAACTTCCTACATCCGCGAACTACGGGAAATGGCCCGACTCTTGAAGCCGCTCGAGCGACGGAAACCGGCACGGGCTCGCCCGCGACTCAACCGCGTCTGTCCGAATCTGACTTCAGGATCGTGACTCTGCCGGCCGGCAATGATCACATGTCACATCGGCAGAGTGATCGTCGAGTGCCCGATGCTCCTGACGGGACATACAGCCGGCCGTCTCCGGAGCTACCCAGCCCTGATCAAGAAGCTGTAGCGCGGCCCGTCGGCTCGATACGGGGTCGCCGGGTGGTTGACGATGGAAGTCGGGGAAGTAGCTTGCCGACCGCATCAATGAAGCGTAGCGGCGGGGTCTCAGTCATGGCTCCTGGAACGACGGCTGGCAACCCTGGTTCACGAATCGACAACGTCAAACCAGCTAACTCTGGTCAGGAGCAGGCTACGCCGGCGCCTATCGCGCCTGAACCAGCTGGCCGGAGAAGTTCGCCGTCCGGTGGCATCGGCCTCGCAAGCGTCGGGTCAGAAGTCGGTGGCGTCGACAGAAAGGTGCAGATCGGTCGCGCGCCAGGCGGGTCATCTGCTGCAGGGGATGCCTTGCCATCGACACCCTCGCAATACCTCGATGCCGCAACCGTCGGAGCCGACGCATCTGCTCCGCACGACGACTCGGCGGTAAGCGGCGCGGCCACTTCCCCGAGCGTTTTGGCTTCGGCGAGTCGACTAGGACGCGGTTCTGCAGATGACGCACGTGGAGTCAAGTCGCTCCCGAGCGCGGGCGTTGCAAACGATGATCCCGACAACCAATGAAAAAGGGGCCTTGCGGCCCCGGACGGTAATTCCCCAATCAATGACGCCAATCGCTATGACTCATCTGATTTCTTTGGTCTCTCCAAAACCAATCGTTCGAGAGGTCGCTGCTTGCATTGTTGCTCGAACGAGCGGTGTTCCAGCCGTCATCATAGTGCGCGCCGGTCATGATGAGATGGCCCAGCTTGACTGCAACGCCCAATTGGGCGAACACGCCGAAGATGCAGGAAAAGAGAGCGCCAAAAGCCAAAATGGTAAAGGGCAGCTGCATTACCGTAATCACGATGGCCGCAACCAGGAGCGTGGTCAGATAGCCCCACATGATTTTCCGGTAAATCAATCGGCCACTGCGCGAGGCGATAAACGATGTGAAAACCGAGAAAATCGCTGCTGCCATTATCGCCATGAAATTCGCAAGCACATAGTCCATGATGAGCGCCCCCGTACGCAATTAGTATCGACGTTACGCCTGATTTCTCGTACTGGCAAGTTAATCCTTGATGACGTAATTCGTCGTGGTGTCAATTCATTTGCGTCTTTAATTAGCGCGATCTCGACGGTGAGTCGAGTGCGTCTGGTCGCGCTCACGTTTTCTGCCCTGCTTCTTGCTGCTTGCGCCTCGGTGCACAGCTACGACGCCTGCGCCCGCTCCTATTCAGCGGATGGCCACGCCTCCCACGTCGGGAGGTCGGCATGAAGTTTCTCCTCTTCCTCGCGATCACGGCCGGTGTCGGCTACTACGTGCTGCATGACGGGCCGACGCCGGATCTCGGCAATTTGTCGTCGTCCGTTGGGCATTTTGCGAGCTCTCTGAAGCACCCAGCCGACAACGCCTCACATTCTGAAAGCGCAGGCTCTGGCGACCACGCCTCCGTCCAATTCGCGACTTCACCCGACGGCCAGGCCGAGGCGCTCGTGCTGAGCGTGATCGACAGCGCGCAGTCGGAGCTCGACGTCGCCGCTTACGAGCTCACCAATCGTCGCATCGTTACCCATCTGATCGAGCGCGCCCGCGCTGGTGTCCAGGTCCGTGTCGTCCTCGACCGCTCCCAGCTTGACGGCCGCGGCTCGAAGCTCGCGGATCTCGTCGCGGCCGGAATACCGGTTCGCATCGACATGGCCGTACCGCTCATGCACGACAAGTTCATCGTCGCTGATAGCGATACGACCCAGACAGGCTCGATGAACTACACGCAGGCCGGTGCCAATCACAACGCTGAAAACGTCCTCGTCATCTGGCATCACGCCACGGTCGCCGCAGCCGTGCGCGCCGCGTGGGCGCGCCTATGGAATGAATCGAAGCCTTACCCAGGTGTTTGACCCGGCAATCACGCGCGTAAGCCGAACTTTTTAATGGAGAACACGATGCCTCATGTCGATTTCGAAGTCGCCTGCCAGACGATCGGGCAGCTGATCGCCCACTATGTCGCCGTCATCGCTGAAGAGGAGTCGCGCAGCGAGCCGGATGCGGAGTGCATCGCTATAGCCGACGCGGAACGCAAGACTCTGGTTGCCGCTCGCGATGCGCTGCATCCGGATGATGCGGCTGCGATCGCTCGTGCGCTGGACATCTACGGCCTGCGTGTCCGTCGCTTGAACATCGGTCACGCCTGATTCCGGAGCCCATCATGGACACTATTCCGGATGTCGTGATGCAGCGCGCGTATGCGCGAGTGGAGCGCGAGGCGATTGACGGCAGCCGCGAGCAAGCCGAGCCGAAGGCGATCCTCATCGGTGGCCAACCCGGTGCCGGCAAGACGGCCATTGCGCGTCAGGCGATGGGCGAACTCAACGAGCGCGGTGGTGCCGTTTTGATCGACGCCGATCGCATGAGGGAGAACCTGCCGCAGTACAGCCGGCTTCTTCGCGAGGATCCGCAACATGCAGCCGACCTGACGCATGCCGATGCTGGCCGGTGGGCGGGCCGGCTAACCACGGCCGCATCCGACGTGCGCCGTGATCTTGTGGTCGACGGCACGATGCGTAACCCCGATAGCCTGCGCAATCTGGCGCGGCGGCTCAAGGACCGCGGTTACACGCTGGAGGTTCGGGGCGTGGCCATGCCAGCGGACGTGTCGCTTACGCGTGCGCAGATGCGTACCGAGCGCGAAATCGCGACGACGGGCGTGGGACGGGTGGTCAATCGCGAGCAGCACGACCAGGCGTATGCCGGCATGGTGGAAACGGTCGCATTGCTCGAGCGTGAGAAGGCAGTGGATCGAATCCTGATCGTCGATCGGCATCACCGCGAGATATACCGCAACGAACTGCATCAGGGTGAATGGCGCGAGCCGCAAGCGGCCGCGGCGTCGATCGTGCATGAGCGCGAGCGTCCGATGACCCGCGACGAGATAGCCCATCACGTTCAAATGCTCGATGACATTCGTGACGCTCGTACAGGCCGAGGCGCGCCGGCGCCGGAGATTGCCGACATCTCGCTGCGTCGTGAGCAGGCGCTACGCGTCCCGGAGAGGGATGCGCAAGCACGGGTCAACGGAGCGTCTGCGGATGCGCGGCCGGCACCGGAGCGCGGCTTGCGCGACGTCCTCCGGTCGATGACGCGTGACGTGCCGAACGTCGGTGGCCACTTCCCCGATCCGGTCGCCGAGGAAATCGCTGCGTCGCGCCATCTGCCCGCCCTCGAGGCCAGGCTTCGCTCGCACGGGATGACTCACCTGACACCGCTGGACGCCGGCGCGTCGTCGGTCGTGCTGGCGGCCGACGACAAGCATGTGGTGCGGCTCGGAACCGGCGATCTTGCCGTTCGGCCAAAAATTCCCGAGGTCTTGCAGCCGGTGGCGAGCGGCACCGAAGGCAATCTGCGATACGAAATCATGCCCCGCGCCGATATGCGAGGCGTGACATCGGCCGACGTCGCGCGCACGGCCGACGCGCTTCGTCAGCGCGGATACCACTGGAGCGATCAGGGCGTCGACAATCTGGGCATCGTGGACGGTCGTGTGGTCGTCGTCGATCCGGGTGGCATAGAGCCGGTACGCGAACGGGCCATTCTGCCGTCTGCACGCCAACCGGATCAGCCAAAGACGGAGGTCGAAGTCGATACGGCGCGCGCGCCGCGCCGGCGTACCGTTGACCACGCGCGCGACGCGGAGCGCGGCCGCGCGTTCGACACGCTGGGCCGTGACCAGGCGCTCGCCCTCTTCCCCGAGCTCGACGCGGCCTACCACCACCTCGAAACGCGGACCTCGATCAGCACGGTTCCCCACAGCGAAATCGAACGCGCCAACCTGTCCGAACAGATCCATCGGGGCCAGCTACCCGAGGGTGACGTGCCGGACGATGTTTCGCGCCGGGCGATCGGCCTGGCCGGCGATTACCACAACCTGATTCTGCGCGATGCGCAGCAGTTGGAGCGCCACTACCGCGGTGAGGTGCTCGCCAACTCGACGCACCACTCGCTGGTCAAGATCGGTCAGACCGTTGGCATCGTCTATCCGCGCGATCGTCTGTCCCGCGATGTCGAGGTCGGCGAGCAGATCGCGATTCAGTATTCGCCGGACAGCGCGCTGCACCAGGTCAGGGAGCGCGATCACGAAGCGGAACGCGCAGACCGATCACACGACCACCAGCTTTCTATCGAGCGATAGGGGCCGCCATGTCTATTTTCAATCGCCCCCGACGTGTGCGTCCCGTTCCGCATTTTACGCGGCTCTATCTGGCCGAACGTCGACACATTCGCCGTCGGCTGTGGACCAGTCCGAGACTGCTGCGTATCGAAGCCGATTGGGCGACGCGTTACGTCGTGCAGTGGCTCGCACTGTGCTGGTTGGCATGGGCACCGGCGTTGTTGCTCTGGTGGCGGCTGATCTCCAACGGATTCCACCTCGACTACCCGATCGTCGTCGAGCCGCGCGCTTCGCTGCCGATGTACGTGTTCGCCGGCCTCGTCGCTTCGCTTTTCTACGCGTGGTGGCGACCGTACATCAGCTACGTCGAGCTGCAGGTCAGGCGCCACATGGACGACTGGTATCGCACTGTATGTGAAGCGGCGCGATCCGGCCGCCTGTATTAGGCCAGCAACGAATCACCGCCATTTTTGACTGTTGATCACACCAAGGGGAAGACCATGAAATTCACGAAGAACACGCTCCTGATCGTCGCGTTGTCGGCCACTGCGTTACTTGCCGGTTGCGCCACCACTGGCAACGAGCACCTCGAATCCGCGACGCAATCAAGCGTTCAGGCCCAAATCCAGCAGGGCAAGAGCACGAAGCAGGACGTTCAGGATGCTTTCGGTTCACCGAACAAGACCACATTCACCGATTCGGGTCTCGAGATCTGGACATACGAGCTGGCGCACGCCACGCCGCACGCTATCAACTTCGTCCCGATCGTCGGTGCGTTTGCACATGGCGCTGACGTGCGGAAGAAGACGTTGACAGTGCTGTTCGACGACAGCGGGGTCGTCAAGAAATACACGTTTGCCGAGACCACCGACGTGGCCAAGGGAGGCATCGGCCAGTAGCGCCTGCCTGATCGCAATTTAGTGGCGGGAAGGTGCTGTTCCTTACCTTGCGCCTTCCCTTTGACGCCAGCCGGCTTGCCGGCTGGTCTTTTTCCCCGATCTCGCGTTTCTGTAGAGGCACCCGCAATGAATCGATATCGCGCATCTTCCATCGAGCGCCGGCGAGCTGCAGCCTCGATCGCCTGGCCAAAAGGCACGTTGATCCTGACCAACACGGATCCCTCTGCCCAACGCACGCTGAAGGGCGCGGCGGTCGCGCTTGCGGCGGCGGCTTGCCTGTTTTCCATCACTTGCACAAACGGGCCCTTGCAGTCCTGGGCTCGCTCGCGCGAGCACTTCGACATGCGACCTGCGATGGAGGCCGCCCTGAAAGCCGGAAGTCGTTCCGCCGGTACATGGCTTGCCGTTCATTTCAATCGCGACTATCCGGGCTTGCTCCAGGCCGAGTCAGACGCTGGCGAACCGACAGCGATGTACCTGGTTGCTCGCATGCACCTGCAAAAGCACGCGGGTTTCGGCCACACCACGGCGGCGACCGATTCGGATCAGGAAATCGGCATGCAACTCATGCGTCGAGCCGCGGCGGCAGGCGGTCAGGACGCCCTGCGCTATCTGGTCAGTGGGTCTGCGAACTGAACACCACGATGGAATTGGACAAATACGCGGCATGTAAAGGAGAAAGCCGTATGCATACGCGTCCCCTTCACCCCCCCGTTCATCGTCGACATGTGCGAATCATGCTTGGCGTGTTGGCGCTCGTTACCTGGTTACTGATTGCGCCTATTGCTTACCTTGATGCGCTCGGATTCTGGAATAGCACGGAGCCCGTGTTCATCGCCGCGTTTGTTACGGCGCTACTGTTCTTGGCGGCTGTACGTTCGACGTGCACTCGACGTGGAACGTGGAGCGCACTACGTCGTGCGCAACGCGGTTTGCACCGTTTCGGCATGTGTGTCTATTTCATTTGCATGCTGTTGATGATCGTGATCGTCGGGAACTTCGATTCGTCGGCGGCCGGGTTGGCGGAATCGGCTTTCGACTTGTGTTTCGACGGAATGGTTGCCGGCGCAACGTTGTACTTCTGGAGCCTACTGGCGCTGCCGGTCTTATATATTCTCGCCCGCACTGAATCGGCGTGGAAGCAGCGAGGTGCGCGATGACCGCTCGAACTCGCGTTCTGCACCGTTTAGTCGTGGCCGTGTCGCTGGCGTTGCTTGCGTGGATCGTTGGCGGTGTCCTCGCTCGCCAGGCACACGCGCAGGAGTTTCTGTCGCCCGAGCAAGCGTTCCGCGTTCGCATGACCGAAGAACGTGGCGCTGTCGTCCTCCATTTTGCGATCGCTGACGGTTACCGACTTTACGGCGACCGCTTCCGGGTCGCGAGTGATGACGGCCGCGCGCACCTCGGTTCAATTCAGCACCGCGCCGGCAAGGTCGTCGCTGATCCGAGTGCTGGGCGTCCGGTTGAGGTGTTCGAGCGAGAAGTGACGTTGCGTGTGCCGGTCAATGCTCGCGAGATGTTCGGCCTCACGGTGACCTATCAAGGCTGTGCAATCAACCAGATCTGCTATCCGCCGATGCAGCGGACCTTTCCGGTGATTGCTGCTGCACTGCTGTCGCAGTCGGAGGCGTCGCGATGACGGCCGTCCTTTCTCCCTTCTCGCGTGCCCAGTACGCCTATGCGGTCTGTACGACAGACCCCGGTTCGCCAAAGTGGTTCAGCCACCTCCATGCCGCTCGGCACCACGCGATAGCACCCGCTCGCGCATGCGTCGGCATCCACGATGGGGAATTCCCGCCCCTGACTGCCGATATCCCGATGCTGCGCGACGCCTTCGAGGGTGCCGTGCTTGAGATTCACCAAAGGCAGCGCCGTCAGATCGATGGCGATGTTGCCGAAAGAAACCCCCTCTGTTCCCGGAATCTTGGCGGAGGACAGGAACAGAGGGCTCCAGGTCCTGCGCGAGCGCAGGCGTAAACGTCCCGTAGACCGGGCACTCGTTGTTAAGCGGGGATTGTAATGAAATTTTCGAAACGCCCTACACCAAGCGGTTTATCGATCGCGATCGCCGCGGCGATCGCATCGATGGCTGGTCCAGTGCATGCTCAGACGTCCGGAGACGGTGCGCTTTCAGATGGGAATGGTGCCGTTGCCTCTGGCGATTATTCCGTTGCGATCGGCACGGCGGTTACCTCTGCCGGGCCGCGCTCGTTGAGCTTTGGTTACGCGTCGACGGCGGCCGGAGCCGATTCGATCGTGCTCGGGACGTCCAGCACCGCGCAGACGAATGCGGTAGCGGTCGGCAATACGACGGCGGCCGGTACGAATGCAACGGCAATGGGTTCCGCCGCCACTGCCGCGGGCAATGGTTCCGTCGCGATCGGAACCGGCGCCGTCGCGAACAATTCGCAGGATGTCGCAATCGGATCGGGATCCACGACCGGCGCCGCGCACCCGCTTAGTAGCTTCGTTATTGCTGGTGAGAACTACTCGGTGGCGGGATCAACGTCCAACGGGGTGGTGAGTTTCGGTGCGCCGCAAAGTCCGAGGCAACTGACTAATGTTGCCGCCGGCGCCGTTAGTGCAACAAGTCTCGACGCCGTCAACGGATCCGAGCTCTATCACATGGGACAGGCAGTTGGGAGTCTCTCAACGTCGACGAGTCAGTCCGTGACGTCGCTGTCGACTGCGACCGCCAACAATGCCACGGGAGTTGCCGCCGTCTCTTCCGGACTCGCTACGCTGTCAACCACCGCCTCACAATCTTTGTCGTCGCTATCGACAGGGCTCTCGAGCAACACGGCCAACGTCACGAGCCTGTCGAGCAGTGCAGCCTCAAGCGTAGGTTCGCTCTC
This window of the Burkholderia contaminans genome carries:
- a CDS encoding phospholipase D family protein, producing the protein MKFLLFLAITAGVGYYVLHDGPTPDLGNLSSSVGHFASSLKHPADNASHSESAGSGDHASVQFATSPDGQAEALVLSVIDSAQSELDVAAYELTNRRIVTHLIERARAGVQVRVVLDRSQLDGRGSKLADLVAAGIPVRIDMAVPLMHDKFIVADSDTTQTGSMNYTQAGANHNAENVLVIWHHATVAAAVRAAWARLWNESKPYPGV
- a CDS encoding zeta toxin family protein is translated as MDTIPDVVMQRAYARVEREAIDGSREQAEPKAILIGGQPGAGKTAIARQAMGELNERGGAVLIDADRMRENLPQYSRLLREDPQHAADLTHADAGRWAGRLTTAASDVRRDLVVDGTMRNPDSLRNLARRLKDRGYTLEVRGVAMPADVSLTRAQMRTEREIATTGVGRVVNREQHDQAYAGMVETVALLEREKAVDRILIVDRHHREIYRNELHQGEWREPQAAAASIVHERERPMTRDEIAHHVQMLDDIRDARTGRGAPAPEIADISLRREQALRVPERDAQARVNGASADARPAPERGLRDVLRSMTRDVPNVGGHFPDPVAEEIAASRHLPALEARLRSHGMTHLTPLDAGASSVVLAADDKHVVRLGTGDLAVRPKIPEVLQPVASGTEGNLRYEIMPRADMRGVTSADVARTADALRQRGYHWSDQGVDNLGIVDGRVVVVDPGGIEPVRERAILPSARQPDQPKTEVEVDTARAPRRRTVDHARDAERGRAFDTLGRDQALALFPELDAAYHHLETRTSISTVPHSEIERANLSEQIHRGQLPEGDVPDDVSRRAIGLAGDYHNLILRDAQQLERHYRGEVLANSTHHSLVKIGQTVGIVYPRDRLSRDVEVGEQIAIQYSPDSALHQVRERDHEAERADRSHDHQLSIER
- the bamE gene encoding outer membrane protein assembly factor BamE domain-containing protein, coding for MKFTKNTLLIVALSATALLAGCATTGNEHLESATQSSVQAQIQQGKSTKQDVQDAFGSPNKTTFTDSGLEIWTYELAHATPHAINFVPIVGAFAHGADVRKKTLTVLFDDSGVVKKYTFAETTDVAKGGIGQ
- a CDS encoding protein-disulfide reductase DsbD N-terminal domain-containing protein, with protein sequence MTARTRVLHRLVVAVSLALLAWIVGGVLARQAHAQEFLSPEQAFRVRMTEERGAVVLHFAIADGYRLYGDRFRVASDDGRAHLGSIQHRAGKVVADPSAGRPVEVFEREVTLRVPVNAREMFGLTVTYQGCAINQICYPPMQRTFPVIAAALLSQSEASR